One Drosophila willistoni isolate 14030-0811.24 chromosome 2R unlocalized genomic scaffold, UCI_dwil_1.1 Seg167, whole genome shotgun sequence DNA segment encodes these proteins:
- the LOC26530122 gene encoding C-type lectin 37Da: protein MASPVQPIDNNTTFTVYSATNAALGPRPLFTQIGNKFYFIETEVTKNWHDAYATCRQMGAHLISFNTADEWVAVTNYLVKNDINLYYWTSGSELAIQGNHVWFPTSDPIALNLWKPGEPNNQGGVEHCDTFTSDGLYDVNCTKLRRYICIL from the exons ATGGCTTCTCCAGTTCAACCAATTGACAACAATACGA CCTTTACAGTTTACTCTGCAACTAACGCGGCCCTTGGACCCAGACCTCTATTCACGCAAATTGGTAACAAATTCTATTTTATTGAAACTGaggtaacaaaaaattggcATGATGCCTATGCCACATGTCGTCAGATGGGGGCCCACCTTATATCCTTCAATACAGCAGACGAATGGGTTGCAGTAACCAATTACCTTGTGAAAAATGACATTAATTTGTATTACTGGACATCTGGCAGTGAGTTGGCGATTCAAGGAAACCACGTTTGGTTTCCCACTTCAGATCCAATAGCTTTGAATTTGTGGAAGCCCGGAGAACCAAATAATCAGGGGGGCGTCGAACATTGCGACACTTTTACATCTGATGGGCTGTATGATGTAAACTGTACAAAATTAAGGCGAtacatttgcattttataG
- the LOC26528764 gene encoding C-type lectin 37Da, with amino-acid sequence MASTVQPIGNNTNFTVYSPTNAALGPRPLFTQIGNKFYFIETEVTKNWHDAYATCRQMGAHLISFDTADEWVQVTNYLVKNKIISDIWTSGSELAIQGNHVWFPTTDPIALNLWKPGEPNNRDGVEHCDVMTHDGSVFTGLNDVRCDRFFKYICQLSN; translated from the exons ATGGCTTCTACAGTTCAACCAATTGGCAACAATACGA ACTTTACAGTTTACTCTCCAACTAACGCGGCCCTTGGACCCAGACCTCTATTCACGCAAATTGGTAACAAATTCTATTTTATTGAAACTGaggtaacaaaaaattggcATGATGCCTATGCCACATGTCGCCAGATGGGGGCCCATCTTATATCTTTCGATACAGCAGACGAATGGGTTCAAGTTACCAATTACCttgtgaaaaataaaattatttcgGACATCTGGACATCTGGCAGTGAGTTGGCGATTCAAGGAAACCACGTTTGGTTTCCCACAACAGATCCAATAGCTTTGAATTTGTGGAAGCCCGGAGAACCAAATAATAGGGATGGGGTCGAACATTGCGATGTTATGACGCACGATGGATCGGTATTCACAGGATTAAATGATGTACGATGTGATCGTTTTTTTAAGTATATATGCCAGTTATCTAATTAA
- the LOC26529206 gene encoding C-type lectin 37Da: MASPVQPIDNNTNFTVYSPTNAALGPRPLFTQIGNKFYFIETEITKNWHDAYATCRQMGAHLISFNTADEWVAVTNYLVKNKIISDIWTSGSELAIQGNHVWFPTTDPIALNLWKPGEPNNRDGVEHCDVMTHDGSVFTGLNDVRCDRFFKYICQLSN; this comes from the exons ATGGCTTCTCCAGTTCAACCAATTGACAACAATACGA ACTTTACAGTTTACTCTCCAACTAACGCGGCCCTTGGACCCAGACCTCTATTCACGCAAATTG GTAACAAATTCTATTTTATTGAAACTgagataacaaaaaattggcaTGATGCCTATGCCACATGTCGTCAGATGGGAGCCCATCTTATATCCTTCAATACAGCAGACGAATGGGTTGCAGTAACCAATTACCttgtgaaaaataaaattatttcgGACATCTGGACATCTGGCAGTGAGTTGGCGATTCAAGGAAACCACGTTTGGTTTCCCACAACAGATCCAATAGCTTTGAATTTGTGGAAGCCCGGAGAACCAAATAATAGGGATGGGGTCGAACATTGCGATGTTATGACGCACGATGGATCGGTATTCACAGGATTAAATGATGTACGATGTGATCGTTTTTTTAAGTATATATGCCAGTTATCTAATTAA
- the LOC6643765 gene encoding interferon-related developmental regulator 1, whose protein sequence is MPRRNKKSGGGNGGPGGKGRNNDSNSEDESFDNVSVYSHVSEVASSEANDELANERFEEKFEKALEQATEKSAQTRVQALQAICELLMHRYMPDFVEDRKMTLMDFVEKSIRRGKGQEQVWGARLAPLLVLQLGGEEGISKAMNQFLLTTVQDKSVGFDARAKCCTALGLLNFLGCEDVGELVQLMQFFETIFSGSYLRGDDKTPISVTSEAGALHAEALSSWGLLLTLIPAGDSVSLMTTGQNMFPSIKKFLGLLQSPHLDVRMAAGETIALILESGRAHDSDFLEENIPELCDAVKQLATDSHKYRAKRDRKAQRATFRDVLRYLEEDISPEINIRFGHESLILDSWSIHHQYSSLCTVMGPGMTSQLQENEFIRDIFQLGPRPTNTGINGNAKVKQSKLERHLVNAAAFKARSISRGKNRDKRSAVVT, encoded by the exons ATGCCGCGTCGTAATAAAAAATCAGGAGGTGGAAACGGAGGACCTGGAGGAAAAG GTCGCAACAATGACTCTAATTCTGAGGACGAATCATTCGATAATGTAAGCGTCTATTCACATGTCTCGGAGGTTGCCTCATCTGAGGCCAACGATGAACTGGCCAATGAACGTTTCGAGGAGAAATTCGAAAAGGCTTTGGAACAGGCAACTGAGAAATCAGCTCAGACCCGTGTCCAAGCCCTGCAAGCCATTTGCGAGCTACTAATGCATCGTTATATGCCCGATTTTGTTGAGGATCGTAAAATGACTCTTATGGATTTCGTTGAGAAGAGCATTCGACGTGGCAAGGGACAAGAACAGGTTTGGGGAGCACGTCTGGCTCCATTGCTAGTACTTCAACTGGGCGGTGAGGAGGGCATATCAAAGGCCATGAATCAGTTTCTCTTGACAACAGTTCAGGATAAATCTGTGGGATTCGATGCACGTGCCAAATGCTGCACAGCCCTGGGATTGCTTAACTTTTTGGGCTGTGAGGATGTAGGGGAATTGGTTCAATTGATGCAGTTCTTCGAAACAATTTTCTCGGGCAGTTATCTACGCGGTGACGACAAGACCCCAATTTCTGTGACATCGGAGGCTGGAGCTCTACATGCTGAGGCTTTGTCCTCATGGGGATTGCTTTTAACCTTGATACCCGCTGGTGATAGTGTGTCCCTAATGACCACTGGCCAGAATATGTTCCC atCTATTAAGAAATTCCTTGGACTATTGCAATCGCCACACTTGGATGTTCGCATGGCTGCTGGAGAAACTATTGCCTTGATATTGGAATCAGGTCGTGCCCATGATTCGGACTTCCTGGAGGAGAATATTCCTGAATTATGTGATGCGGTTAAACAATTGGCCACAGATTCTCACAAATATCGTGCCAAACGTGATCGTAAGGCTCAACGCGCCACATTCCGTGATGTTTTGCGTTATTTAGAG GAGGACATTTCACCGGAAATTAATATACGCTTTGGCCATGAGAGTTTGATTCTGGATTCCTGGTCCATACACCATCAATATTCGTCTTTGTGCACTGTCATGGGTCCAGGTATGACCAGTCAGTTGCAGGAGAATGAATTTATACGTGACATTTTTCAATTGGGTCCACGTCCAACCAATACTGGCATCAATGGCAATGCCAAGGTCAAGCAATCCAAACTGGAGCGC catcTGGTCAATGCTGCCGCCTTCAAGGCACGTTCTATTTCACGTGGCAAGAACCGTGACAAACGCTCGGCAGTTGTCACTTAA
- the LOC6643766 gene encoding uncharacterized protein LOC6643766, with the protein MLLSTYQHDYVPPNAKRYEFLTNAKGSEGPKVIECECIVEEKIKPPAEAAKNCNGVEWTGIAPMGKLVDPRLIPTALAQDQVDKMATSIETDCFKLQPNRFLKILRTVYPDLYERLKVMPKEELGRRLEKNRMFTTYQIDYCAMNEYPQGIYESLKTEDESSKLNADKLLSNKGPCSEFRTNVMNELDRETSEGYEASRDEGEKSYKPFKTAFADSSRFVASGNNSHWNTSPTTYKKLPNFTEYMDSISRNGCIIMRNKLHDHSKCLQNYCRHELKFTCNDMKP; encoded by the coding sequence atgcTGCTATCCACTTATCAACATGATTATGTTCCACCCAATGCGAAGCGCTATGAGTTTCTTACAAATGCCAAAGGCTCCGAGGGGCCCAAGGTTATAGAGTGTGAATGTATTGTTGAGGAGAAAATCAAGCCACCGGCAGAAGCGGCCAAGAATTGCAACGGAGTGGAATGGACGGGCATTGCGCCGATGGGCAAGTTGGTCGATCCTCGACTTATACCCACAGCGTTGGCTCAAGATCAAGTGGATAAGATGGCCACCTCGATAGAAACTGACTGCTTTAAATTGCAACCGAATCGTTTTCTTAAAATTCTTCGTACCGTCTATCCAGATCTGTATGAGCGTCTCAAGGTGATGCCCAAAGAGGAGTTAGGTCGACGCTTGGAGAAGAATCGCATGTTCACGACATATCAAATCGATTACTGTGCCATGAATGAATATCCCCAGGGTATCTATGAGAGTCTTAAGACTGAAGATGAGTCATCCAAATTGAATGCAGACAAATTGTTAAGCAATAAAGGACCTTGCTCCGAATTCCGTACGAATGTGATGAACGAATTGGATAGGGAAACATCCGAGGGCTATGAAGCATCACGGGATGAGGGTGAGAAATCATATAAGCCCTTCAAGACAGCCTTTGCGGACTCATCACGTTTTGTGGCCTCGGGTAATAATTCGCATTGGAATACTTCGCCCACAACGTATAAGAAATTACCCAATTTCACGGAATATATGGACTCAATTAGTCGCAATGGTTGCATTATAATGCGCAACAAATTGCACGATCATTCTAAATGTTTACAAAATTATTGTCGACATGAATTGAAATTCACATGCAACGATATGAAGCCCTAA
- the LOC6643767 gene encoding uncharacterized protein LOC6643767: MLPSLDTLMRCSKRVLQSPLEVAAAAQKMRNGGHSKAIGGGIYGPFTPDNDLSCSGRGDCVNNTCVCDIRYAGDECNIFNFPYYAGISTVFYVVALVSVIQLLICIVAEYQRLKQPSVLRACRITTQKLLYFMVFVAASLRGAYFTTPLEMQPQWAVTLMSAYYPLLMTCASLIVCMWAEIFHLRDIRWEKSQFLSKSFLGFVAFNFFLYSLFGIEVFNSLINAERRDYAHIFNGCYAVLLLIVVVFFLIYGVEVFFKLRGGFVYDQTGKILGPSEAIVNASQLHQSRFGLLSQAIMLIVIVGFLTSETLGDFWKTKVPVNSRNWHDIIFRIAEIGVALWFPCCLWNSMAPEQLWILNPRKLLSRQIDPSIPTLNAETNKLSPEEGQSFLNKKDCWICYDNDKPEPLIQPCRCTGDVSSVHHECLKRWLVESCSNSEAQLSCKVCGHPYEIEKTKKLEWDKGFTIQHWSKTVILITLMCVTGAAAWVVIQMYVDPLVRVMTVGVAVLIGYVCVKCLGENTVVAYQRAKVSSINIVTSSEMEKLHTICEDVSASTSATVAAAGVHS, from the exons ATGCTGCCCAGTCTGGATACCCTGATGCGTTGCTCGAAGCGAGTTTTGCAATCGCCACTGGAGGTGGCTGCCGCTGCCCAAAAGATGCGCAATGGCGGCCACAGTAAGGCTATTGGCGGTGGCATCTATGGACCCTTTACGCCCGACAATGATCTCAGCTGCTCCGGCCGTGGCGATTGTGTGAATAACACATGTGTCTGCGATATCCGTTATGCCGGCGACGAGTgcaacattttcaattttccctACTATGCCGGAATCTCCACCGTTTTCTATGTGGTCGCCCTGGTCTCGGTGATCCAGTTGCTTATCTGCATTGTGGCCGAATATCAGCGCCTTAAGCAGCCATCCGTATTGCGAGCCTGTCGCATAACCACACAGAAATTGCTTTACTTTATGGTCTTTGTGGCGGCCTCTTTGCGTGGTGCCTACTTCACCACTCcg TTGGAAATGCAACCGCAATGGGCCGTAACGCTGATGTCCGCCTACTATCCATTGCTCATGACCTGCGCCTCTTTAATTGTCTGCATGTGGGCGGAG ATATTTCACCTGCGAGACATACGCTGGGAGAAGTCACAATTCCTTTCGAAGAGTTTCCTTGGCTTTGTGGCcttcaatttctttttgtatagTCTTTTCGGAATTGAAGTTTTCAACTCATTGATCAATGCAGAACGTCGGGACTATGCGCATATTTTCAATGGCTGCTATGCTGTTCTATTGCTAATTGTCGTTGTCTTCTTTCTCATCTACGGAGTAGAAGTTTTCTTTAAACTTCGCGGAGGATTCGTCTACGATCAGACGGGCAAAATTTTGGGACCCAGCGAGGCAATTGTAAATGCCTCGCAATTGCATCAGTCACGCTTTGGTTTGCTGAGTCAGGCCATTATGCTCATTGTGATTGTTGGCTTTCTTACCTCTGAGACTTTGGGCGACTTTTGGAAAACCAA GGTTCCCGTCAATTCGCGCAATTGGCATGACATTATATTTCGTATTGCCGAAATCGGTGTTGCATTGTGGTTCCCGTGCTGCTTGTGGAATTCTATGGCTCCTGAACAACTATGGATATTAAATCCTCGCAAACTTCTGTCCCGCCAAATTGATCCATCGATACCAACATTGAATGCAGAGACAAACAAATTGTCACCCGAAGAGGGTCAATCGTTTTTGAATAAAAAGGATTGTTGGATTTGCTATGACAATGATAAGCCAGAACCATTGATTCAACCCTGTCGTTGCACTGGCGATGTCAGTTCGGTCCATCATGAGTGCCTCAAACGTTGGCTAGTCGAAAGTTGCAGCAATTCAGAGGCTCAACTCTCCTGCAAGGTGTGCGGGCATCCCTATGAGATTGAGAAGACCAAAAA ACTTGAGTGGGACAAAGGCTTCACCATTCAACATTGGTCAAAGACGGTAATTTTGATCACTTTGATGTGTGTAACTGGAGCAGCCGCCTGGGTGGTCATACAGATGTATGTGGATCCATTGGTTAGAGTAATGACAGTTGGTGTTGCTGTTCTCATTGGTTATGTGTGCGTCAAATGTTTGGGCGAAAACACTGTGGTGGCCTATCAGCGGGCCAAAGTCAGTTCGATCAATATTGTGACCAGTTCGGAGATGGAGAAACTTCATACCATATGCGAGGATGTTAGCGCCAGCACTTCAGCCACTGTAGCAGCAGCTGGAGTTCACTCATAA